The Sporomusaceae bacterium FL31 sequence TCCTAAAGCTTGAATTTGTGCGCCCTGGTTGTTTAGTGTAGCAGCAGTAATATCGATTCCAGCACTGCTAGTCATTAAACCACCCTGGTTATTATCAATAGTGGAACTTACTGCAGAAAGCGTATCACCACTATAAAGATAACCTGCACGGTTAACTAAATTTCCTGTTTCAAGATTGATCTCACCCTGAGCTACGATACCACCCTGACTCCCAGAATTGGTATTATAAAGAGTTTGTCCGTGAGTATTAACAGAAAGATCCTCGGATGCCTGAATCAATCCGGCATCATTATTAAGAGAACCGCTGTTAATATGAACTGAACCACCACTTGCGATCAACTGCCCCCGGGTGTTATCCATCATTTCCGCGTTACTATCTGCGGAAATCCTGCTTCCAATAATCACTCCGTCACTATTGTTCATTCCCTTAGAGGAAATATCAACAGATTGTGCTGCTTCAATACGGCCTGATGTATTATTTAGTAAGCCAGCCGCAGTAATGCCAGCTTGCCCGTAAATAGATCCAATAGTGCCGTTTTGATTGTCAATTTGGTTACCAGTGATATTCACTCGCTGGTTAGCAGCCATAAGCCCCTGGGTATTATTAATGCCTTGATTGCTGCTGACAACTAATTCTTTCCCAGCCGTAATATTCCCTTGATTATTGTTCAAGCTGTTTGCAGTAATAAAGGTATTACCGCTGGCGCCAAGAACTCCGGCTTCCCCATTAAGTTCACTATTATCAATATCACCGCTGGCGGTAATTCTTAAGTCGGCATCTGTAGAGCCAAAAGCCTGAATAGTTCCTTGGCGGTTGATAAGCTTTGCAACATCCAAGGTTGTAGCGCCTTTACTGGCAATCGTTCCACCGGTATTATTGAATATACCGCTTGTAGTCAATGTGGTGTCATTTGTACCAGTTTGCTGAATAATTCCGTCTTTATTGCTGATATCATTTGCTGTAATTGTTATCTGGCTGCCAGTAATCTCCCCGGCGATATTATTGCTATCTTTGTCATTTTTCAGTGTTCCATTTGCTAAAATAGCCACTTTGCCTTCGGCCTGGAGGAGTGCTCCCGTATTATCAACATTTCCGGCTGTTGTCTGAAGGTTAATATCAGCACCAGCATAGGTCTGGCCAGCTACCAAGTTAATCTCTGATCCCTTGATAGTTAACGTTCCTGCAGTCAGGTTTTTACCCTGGGCAGTAACTGTTCCATTTGCGGTCAACGTCAAGTCGCCACCGCTTCCTAGAACACCATTAGCTTGAACACCTGCCCCTAAAGTCCCTGTCGAGGTGATTGCCTGTCCATTTAGCGCAGTATGTTCTGCCGCTGCCAGGATACCACTATTTGTAATCGCTCCCTGAGTAACAATACTAGTATTACCCTGAGCATAAAGTGTATCTTGATTGGTAAAATCGTCACCTGCTGTTATATGAATATTTCCAGCTGCCGATGTATTGCCTGCCAGACTGATCTTTCCCTCTTGACTTAAGATCAGATCACCGTTACTGGCAGCCAATGTCCCTTGGCTGTTTACGCCAAGTCCTCTTTCAGTACCAACCAGTTTAATCTTATTGGCATACATCCCGCCTAATGCTCCAACATCTAATGCGACTGCCGGCTGTAGGTCAGTACCAGTGATGCTATTCGTTGCTAGAGTGTTATAATCGGCCTGATTAGCCCCGGTAACCACATTGAGCTCTTTAGCCCAAATGCCGGCATTGACAGCCACTGCCCGGCTGATGAGATCAACCCGGTCAGTGGCACTTGCATTGAGTCCGACTCCTTCGATGGCAATCTGGCCTTGAGTAACCCGAAAAGCTTCTAAGCTGCCACTGCCACCAAAGACTGGGATCCCTGTGGTTAAGGTCGCTCGTCCAGCATTGATAAAGCCAAAACCATTGCCGGTAATGCCATTGGGATTGGCGATAATGAGGTCAGCTCTTTGTCCGGCAATTTCGGTATAACCGTTGAGATAACTGCGCCCTGGACCGGTGACTTCGTTGAGGATAATTCGAGCACTGCCTCCAGCGAGATTGGTATTGCCGGCGATATAACCGGCTAACTGGGTTTGACTGAAGGATGAAGCGTTATTTAAAATAAGGCCTTGGGTGTCGACATTAAATTGCAGGTATTGGTTTCGTGAAACACCAGCTGCTGATGGTGCTGTAATTTGGACAACTTGAACTCCATTTTGTGCGTTCTCAATAGCTGGCCGTTGATTGGCGGGCGCACTTCCATCGGCAATGACTTGAGCGGCTGCCAAACTAGGCTGAGTCAGATAAACAGCTACGGTCAGCCAACTGATGAGTTTTTTCCATTTGGGGGTTAATGACGGGATTACGGTGGTGCTGTGATAATTCATACCTTCCTCCTTGATGGTGAATGTTACACAGTTGTTCTGTGATGATGCTATGGTCGGCTTGATCTTTCAGTGCCTAGATTTGATAGACCCATTGAAAGCCGTAAGTGGGGTTGGCTGTGGTAAAGCCTTCTGGCTTTTTGAGTGACCAGCCAATGAAGACGTCATATTGACTGCTTTTACCGATGAGGCCTCTCAGTCCCAGGACAGTACCGGCTAGGTCTTTACCGCTAAGTCCTGCAGCGGATGGGCCGCTGATTTGTCCATAGTCTAGTCCCCAGTAAAGCTGAGGTCCGTTTTGTTTGAGGGGTACACTGATTTCGTTTTGCAGGTACCAGCCGCGTTCAGCGGCTAAAGTCTGTTCTCCGTCAAAACCGCGAACGGTATAGCGGTTACCGATACTGAAACCGTCCGCGGTATAGAGTTGGTCATCGGTAAACTGGCCGCTTAGACTTGTCCGGTATTGAGCTGAGTGGTTACCTAGCTTGATCGGTTTATTGAGAGATAAATCAATTGTCCAGATGTGGTAACGGGTTGTCGGTCCGTTATCAAGGTCTTGCTGGGCTCCAAACCAGGATACTCCTTGTTTGTGCGCTAAACGGGCATCGACTGTGGCTTGTCCCAGGTATTGCCGTTTGGCTAAGGCAATGGTTAAAGCGGTAGTGTCTTTGCGCTGCACTTCAATTTCAGTATCTTCAATGAAGTTTTTGCTTTGACGCATGGCTAGTCCAATTTCGAGATGGGTTTTGCTCGTTTGGTCACGGGTCAAGAGTTTTTCAACGGTTAGGCGTAAGTCGCTGTTGGTTCCTGAATAGGTAATGGGTTGAACGCCTAAGAGAACTGTTTGATGGTAATCATAGTTGCTATGACTGAAGGTATAAGTCCAGTTTCCGTCTGGCCTGGAATAATAAACACTGTTGCCTTTGGTACCGTATTGATCACTGTCGTTTTCGGCATCATGGTTGACGGAAAAGTTAAATAGGTCGTTGGCTTTAAAGAGGTTGTCGTAAGAAAAGGTTTGTGATAGCTGCAGTTTGCCAGTGGCTTCACTGCCGGAGTCATCAGCAGATAGGACGACTTTCCAGGGTTTGGTTTGCTTGATGGTAATGACAATATCGGTCTGACCAGGAGCTTCGGCAGGAACGAGCTGCATGTCGGCATCCTGGGAAGGGACGCGTTTGAGCTGTTCGAGTCCTTGCTCTAGATGACGCAGATTGAGGATATTTCCGGGTCTTGTCGGAAAAGCAGTTTCCCAGCTGCCTTTATAGGAAGTGTCTTGAAAGCGGATATCATGGATGATGCCTGGAATGAGGACGAGCTTTAGGGTTCCTGATGAGAGGTCCTGTTCCGGGATGACGATCCGGGTAGTCACATAACCCTTTTCAATGAGGGCGTTAGTCGCATGTTTGACGATGAGGTTGATGCCTTGTATGCCGATGTTTTTTCCTTGATAAGGGGTGAGAATTTTATCGAGCCAAGCAAAGTTGGCTTTGTGTTCACCGGTCAGTTCGATGGTATGAATGGGAAAGCTGAGGCTTTCTTCTGGTAAGTCAATATCTTGAGTACCTGTGGCTGGTGGTTGCAGAAAAACGTCACTGCGCTGCTGACGTTCTTTTTTGTCGATTGCTTCCTGCCGAGCACGCTGGTTCTGTTCTTCGCGCTCGGCAGGGGTTGGGGCTGCCCAGACGGTTTGTACGCCAATTTGCATAACAAGAATAGCGGCCAGGCTACAGTGAATAATTTTTTTCATTTTGCTTAATCTTAGACTGCGTTGCACTTGATCACTCCTTAAAATAATAAAACCTTTAAACATTACTTAGTAGGATTTCATAAGCGAGCATTCTTTTCTGGATAGAAGTTCCTTATTTAACGTAAGAAAATAATATCTAATCAATTGTAAATAAAATGTCAAAAACTGTCGCCAATATAACAAATAATTCAAAACATGATATTATTTTCCATTTTTAGAAAATTCAATTTGATTAAATGGAATCCTTGGGTCTTTGGTCCTATTTAGTTTTGATATTGGTATACACAAGACCTGAACAATCCTCTTCATTACTTTTACCAAGTATATTTAATCAGCTAAGAATCAGCGTACACTAAGATAGATATTTTGATTTTATAAAAATTAATGACACAAAAGAAACTACTTAGCATGCTAAGTAGTTTCTTTGCGAAAACATGATTTTGCATAAAAATAAATCACACGAACCAGCAAAATCAGCTTTTATTATATTCAGGATTAGTCGTGAATTGTTGATAGGCAAACTTGAAAAACCCTAATCTTACTACGCAGATGCAACCAATATTTTTATATAAGCTATAAATAGGTACATTTCGCAATAGCCCTCGAAATCAAGTCGTTTTAAACTTATTTAGCAACCAAAACAGCACATTTAGCATTTCTGACTACATAGCTGCTGACACTGCCAAGAAGCAGTCCTGAAATAGTTCCTAATCCGCGGCTGCCAATGACAATGATGTCATAACCGTTCTGTTCGGCAAATTCGGTAATCGCAATACGCGGTTCGCCAATTTCGTTATGAGTTTGAACTCGGATGCCTTCCGGAACCTGCTTTAACGCCTCCGCAATAATTTGTTCTGCAAATTTCTTAGGATCGGTCAATGCCTTGGCTGGAATTTTGGACCCTTGTATCTGATCATAAAAAGGGTATTGCTGTGACAATACAGAGATATAAAGAATACTGATTTCAGCATCAAAGGAGCGTGCTATTGCCACTGCATGTGATAATGCATGAAATGAATTCTTGGAACCATCAATAGGCACCAGAATTTTTTTATAACCATCCATAGTAAACAACTCCATTCAATATAAATTGCCAAGGTCTATGCGTATCAAACAGAACGACTGGTAACTTGAGTAGAAGCCTGCGCCTCTGTATCGGGCTGTGCTTTATACCAGGCAGCATACATAACAGGTAATACCAACAGGGTTAAAACAGTAGCCCCCGATAAGCCTGCCGCAATGGCTACAGCCATGGGTCCCCAGAAAGTGCTGGAGACTAAAGGAATCATTCCTAGAATTGCGGCGGCTGCCGTGAGTAAGATGGGGCGGCAGCGGATGATCGTAGCATTTATAATCGCATCCCATAACGATTCGCCGGCATCGAGCAACTGATCAATTTGATCCATCAATATGACGGTATTGCGCATGATAATGCCTGACAAAGCTAAAATTCCTAATTGAACAACAAAGCCCATCGGACTATTGGTGAGAAAAAGCCCGATGGCAACACCAATGATGCCAAGCGGTGCAGTCAGCAAGGTGAGAAACATTTTCGGAATGTTCTGCAATTGAATCATGAGCAGGATCATAATCGTTATGATCATTACCGGTACAGGTTCGGTAATGAATTTGACAGCTTTGATGCTATCGGCTTTCGATCCATCGTATTCAATACTGTAGCCGAGCGGCAGATTGCCCCGCATTTCAGCAAGGTTATTATAAACTTGCTCGGCAACATCATCCCCCAATGCGCCAGGCACGATCTCTGCCTGGACGATGATCATCGGTTTCAAGTCACGACGATAAATCAGACCATCTTCCGCCTCAAAGCGAATTTTTGCAATTTGATCAAGCGGAACATACTTACCATTGCCAATATGAATATTGAGGTCTTTCAGACGGGAGGGATCGTTTCTGTCTTGAGAGGCAAAGCGTAGAACCATACTGACTGTTTTATCATTTTCCCTAAATTCGGCAATAGGCGCACCAGACAATTGAGTTTGCAGAGAGGTGGCCAGCGATTGCGAGGTAACGCCTAATTTCCGGGCTTTATCTTGATCAATTTCCAGATGCATGGTTTTGCTTTTTTCTTGCCAATTAAGATTTGCATTTCTTACACTAGGGTGGCCAGACATGATGGTCTGTACCTCTTCCGCAATTTCGCGGACTTTATCAATGTCATAGCCCTTTACCCGCAACATCACCGGATAGTCTGAAGACGGCCCATTTAAGATAACCTTAGAATGTACCTGGACACTGGGAAACTCTTCGTTTAAGAGCTGATTCACCTGCGTACGCAGCTCGTCACGCGCTTTAGCGTCTTTGGCAACAATAATAAATTCTGCAAAATTGGATTTATTAAAAGTCGGTTCAAAGCTTAAGACAAAACGCGGCGCCCCTTCGCCCACATGATACGTGTAGTAGGAAACCCGGGAATTCCCCTCTAGCTTCTGGGCAACCTGGCGGGCGATATCTTCGGTATTTTTAATCGCAGCCCCTTCCTGCAGGTGTAACTGAACAATGAGTTCCGGCCTGGTGGATGCCGGGAAAAACTCTTGTTTGACTAATCCTAATAAGGCAATCGCAGCAAAGAAAGCAGCCACAGTGGCGGTGATCACTGCTTTGCGATGTGTCAGGCACCAAATGAGAACCTCTTTAAACCAGCGATAAAACTTTGTGTCATGGACATTGTGTTCATGGTTGCCGGCAACTGGTGGTTTAACCTTAATAAACAGGTAGCCCAATAAGGGTGTCGCTGTACCGGCAACAATCCAAGATGTGATCAGAGATATGGCAACAACCGAGAAAATAGTGGAAGTAAATTCCGAGGCAGAGCCTTGGGAAAAACCTACGGGGATAAAGCCTGCGCAAGTAACCAGTTCACCGGTTAAGCGTGGATAAGCGGTGGATGTATAGGCAAAACAAGCCGCATTAAATCGATCCCAGCCTTGTTCCATTTTAACAACCATGGTTTCAATAGTGATAATCGCATCATCAACTAGAAGTCCTAAAGCAATAATGAGGGCACCTAACGATATTCGTTGCAATTCAATTCCCATCAGGTGCATAAAGGTAAATACTGCAGCAATGACCAGCGGAATGCATAGAGCTACGATAATACCTGAACGCATGCCTAGGCTTGCAAAACTTACAATTAAGACAATAACAATGGCTTCTGCCAGCGACTTGATAAATTCATCAATAGAAGTCTTTACCACATTCGGCTGATTGACGGTCTGATGAAGTTCCAATCCTGCAGGCAATTCTTTTTTGATTTGATTGATCGTCTTTTCTAAGTCTTCGCCCAGAGTAAGAATATTGCCGCCTGGCTCCATGGCTAGTGAAATACCAAGCGCAGGCTGCCCATTATAAAAGAACTTCGGGTCACTGGGCTCGGCATAGGAACGACTCACTTTGGCAATATCACCTAAGCGAAAAGTACGCCCGTTGGCCTGGAAAGGAATGCTTTGGATGTCTTCCAAATGCTCAAACATGCCGGTAATCCGTAAATAAACATTGTCAGAAGCTGTCTCAAGCATGCCGGAGGCACTCATGGAATTTTGCGCCTGAAGGGTGGAGATGATGAAGCCTGGATCAATTCCCAACTGAGCTAATTTGCTATTTTCCATTTCAATGTAAATTTTTTCTGTTTGAACACCTAAGAGTTGAACCTTTTTAACACTAGGAACACCTAGCAAAATACGTCTGATCTTTTCCGCCTTTTCGCGCATTTCTTCATAGGTAAAACCATCACCCGTGAGGGCATAAACAACGCCATATACTTCATCAAAACGGTCATTGAACATTGGGTCTTGGACACCAGCTGGCAAAGTACTCTTCATGTCATTAACCATATTTCGAGCTTCCAGCCACCTGGACCGGATATCTTTTTGAGGAACAGTATCTTTTAAATTTACGTAAATCACAGTTACACCCGGACTGGAATAACTTTTCAAATAATCAAGTCCCGGTAAATCCTGCAGTTTCTTTTCGATTTTGTCTGTAACCTGTTCTTCCATCTGGCGGGCAGTGGCTCCTGGCCAAACCGTTGTGACAACCATTTGCTTAATGGTAAAATCAGGATCTTCCATACGGCCAAGGTTATTATAGGAGAAAATTCCGGCAATGAAAAAGAGCACTATAAAGAAATAAATGAAGTGCTTATGCTGAAGCGACCATTCGGTTAGATTAAAATTCTTCACAGGGAGTCACCGCCAACTCTTACCTTTTGCCCTTCGTTGAGTTTATGTACTCCAGCGGTTACAATACGCTCACCTTGCTGCAAGCCTTCAAGAATCTGAATAGTTCCATCACCAAACTTGCCGGTTTTGACAAATCGTAAAGTAATGGTATCACCTAAAACTACCCAAACAGCCGGGGAATCGCCTTTTTGGTAAATGGCTGAAAGCGGAATCGTGATAGCTTGCTGTCCATTGTCGCCAATTAATGTTACAGCAGCGGTCATCCCTAGTTTTATTTCAGGCGGCGGATTGATTAAACTAATCCGAACCTTAAAGGTGCGGGTGGTTTGGTCAGCCATTGGTGCGATTTCTCTCACCGTGCCTTGAACGATTAGATTGGATAATGCCCAAAAAGCTACTTTCACTTCTTTAGCCTTACGCAGTTCTTCAATGCGATTTTCTGGTACACTGATTTCCACTTCGCGCTCACCGTCCTGGACTACCGTTACAACGGGTTGCCCTGAGCTGACAATTTGCCCCATTTCGGCTGAAATGCTGGCTACAACACCAGGCTTATCAGCCCGCAGCAGACTGTAATCCAGCTGATTGGCACCTTGAGAATATTGAGCCTGAGCCTGCCGGACCCCGGCAACGGCTACATTGTAAACATTCAAATATTGGTCATATTGAGAACGGCTGATAGCGCCGCTTTCCACCAATTCACGATAACGCTTAAGATTACTTTCTGCTAATTGCAGCTGCGATTCAGCCGAATACACCTGGGCGGAATTGCTGTTTACCGTTTGTACGATATCCTTGGCGTCAATTTGCATGAGCACATCACCAGTATTGACGACACTGCCCAATTGGACATTTCTTTTTGTAATTTTCCCATTGACCTGAAAGGCGAGTTGGCTTTCATAGCGACCGCGTACTTCTCCTGAATAGGTATAGCCTTGCGCTGTTCCTGTACTGCCAATAACAGCGGTGCGTACGATTGTACTTTCTTCAGTTACCGGTTTAACACTGGTATGTTTTGCCCAAAAAATGCTGCCTCCAATAACACATAAGCCAACACCTGCTGCAAGTAATCCGTAAACCAGTTTCTGCCTGGGCCATTTAGTAAAAAAATCAAACTGTATCATTGCTCTTCTCCTTCACTTTCGCAGAAATTCAAAGGTATACACTGCAAAACCGGTTTCTCGTATGCCAAGAGATGAATCATCCGGCCGGCACAGCGGATTTCGATTCTCCCGACCTGTCTGCCTTCCCAAGTCCAGGCCTGTTTCAACTCGGATACAAGGTGAAAAACTTGCTCCTGTGACAGCAAGGAATCTGCCACAACAGGAATTCCTTGAACAATAGTCGTACACACTGGTTCTCCTCCCATCTGATAAATTACAGGTACTCAAATACCAGCTCTAAAAATCTTCTTAATTAATTGACTCAATTCAATTAATTAGCAAAAAAAGCGCTCCTTCAGATTTCTGAAAAGCGTTTTTTGTTTGTTAGTACAATTCGTTGTTGATAAGAAGCTCAATGGTATCCGGCTCCGCGCCTAAGGCAGTTTCAATAAGCTTTTCGGCCATTTTAAATTGGTAATGAAGGATTTCTGCAGGCACTCGTTCGTAAATAGCATTTATTAAAGAATCAAGAATGGCTAGAATAATATTGACTGCGGCTTGTGGATGAGCCGCATGATAATAGTGTTCGCGATTTCCTTCTTCAATAATTTCCAACAATAATGGTGCCAATAACCGGTCACCTTGCCGCGCTAACTTATCTAAGAAATGGATGGTTCCATCATTATAAAGGAATTCGAATGCCAAGCCATCCTCATGAAACAACGATTGTAATAAGGTTTGTATAACAACCTGGAGTTTATTGCATAAAGGAATTTCATTAGAATGAATCATTCTTTGCGCTTTCGCTATAAAATTACTCAGTTCTCGATTAATTAACGCCTCTAAAATTTCCTCTTTGGACTTAAAGTAATAATAAATCGTCCCCTGAGCAACTCCCATCTTTTTCGCGATATCACTAATAGCCGTTTCATAATACCCTTTTAAATAAAACAGTGGTTCAGCAGCATTTAAAATTTCAGTAATCCGTATTTGGGGATCTTGTGGCGGCCTGGCCATGTTTATCACCTCATTAATTGACTCGATTCAAATTATATAATACCGCCTTGAAAATCGTCAACAATTATTTTCCATTCCTTTACAATATTTAAACTAACCTCTGATTTGCTGTAAAGTAAAATTAATAAACATCTTTACTGCACCGTCTGGACGGTATATAATAAATTTAAACACCCAGGAGGTAAACCATGAAAAATTGCCACTCTAATGAAACCATTGATACAAAACAAAAAATACTGCAGGCTGCTGCTCAAGTGATTCATACAAGCGGCGTACTGGCATTAACCTTAGAAGCCGTTGCAAAAGAAGCCCAGATCAGCAAGGGTGGCTTGCTGTACCACTTTCCCAGTAAAGATGCCTTGTTGCAAGGTATGAATGACTATTTATTGCATGGCTTTATTGCTGAAGTCGAAAATTATGCCAGCCAAGATCCTAGTGAAAAAGGGAAATGGACCAGAGCCTATGCCGAAGCAACCTTCAGCCAACCAGACAGTGAGCTTGCTATGAATGTCGCATTTTTGGCTGCGGCTGCAACAAACACTGAACTATTAAAGGCAATGGCGAAACATCTACAAGTACTGCAAACGCGAATTGAGAATGACCAGCTTGACCCCATTGTTTCGACAGTCATCAGACTGGCCGTTGATGGGTTGTACTTCAATCAGTTGTATGGGATGAACCTGAGAAAAGATGCTCATGAGAAGGTTCTAAACTATTTAATTTCATTAACGAAGGAGAACTTACAATGAGTGGATATGTCTTGTTAGGGATAGCCATTGCCTTCGAAGTATTTTCCACGTCTATGCTGAAAGCCTCCGCAGGCTTTTCAAAACTTCTCCCCAGCCTTGCGTTTATTGTCGGAATGGGAACTTCCTTTTATACCATTTCCCAAGCCATGAATTCTATTCCATTAAACATCGCCTATGCCATCTGGTCAGGATTAGGAACGGTTTTGACGGCATTGATCGCCGTTTTTATTTGGAAAGAGCCTGTAAACCTGTATACCGGCGTAGGAATAGCCTTCATCATCACCGGCGTAGTGCTGCTTAACTTGAAAGGTCCGGGGCATTAATCCGAACCGTCAATAAGCTAGGAGGCTCCACAGCGCTTAAAAGCTTTGTGGAGCTTCTGCGATGATGTCATTCTTATCCTTGATCGTGCCGAATGCGGTTCACTACCCTGCTCCATTCAGGCTTGTCAAGAAAACTGCCAGCTATATTGTCCTCCATTTCTTTAAACATGGCATATGGTACACTAAATGACAGCAAATCAGCATCAATACAGGGGCGTGCCGAAACATCCAGCATACCGATAACCGCTCGCGGTTGTTCCTGGTGCGCTTCGTTCCAAGGCAGCAGACAAACAGTCTGGCAGCCTGACGCGAAGGGTACGATCACATTATTAAGACCCGTGCGTCCATAATTGGCTAAAACAACAAGCCCGGTTAATTGATCGGGATTAGCGTAAAACACCACGACCTTTGGTTCTTCTTTAGCTGCATCAATCTCTGCCAGCGGTGTAAATAACACGTATTGTTCAGGTATACTCGTAAGAGGAATAGAATCCATAAAATTCTTCGCCAGTTCAGGTGTCTTTTTAAAAGCCTCATTTCCTGTAGACAGAAAAAGCTCAGTCCCCTCCGAGTACTGATCCACCAAGCCTAATCCGACTCCCCCTCCCTCACAGCCAAAAGTAGTACGGCTAAAAACAGCGCTGCGCCCCTTGGC is a genomic window containing:
- the shlB gene encoding hemolysin transporter protein ShlB, encoding MQRSLRLSKMKKIIHCSLAAILVMQIGVQTVWAAPTPAEREEQNQRARQEAIDKKERQQRSDVFLQPPATGTQDIDLPEESLSFPIHTIELTGEHKANFAWLDKILTPYQGKNIGIQGINLIVKHATNALIEKGYVTTRIVIPEQDLSSGTLKLVLIPGIIHDIRFQDTSYKGSWETAFPTRPGNILNLRHLEQGLEQLKRVPSQDADMQLVPAEAPGQTDIVITIKQTKPWKVVLSADDSGSEATGKLQLSQTFSYDNLFKANDLFNFSVNHDAENDSDQYGTKGNSVYYSRPDGNWTYTFSHSNYDYHQTVLLGVQPITYSGTNSDLRLTVEKLLTRDQTSKTHLEIGLAMRQSKNFIEDTEIEVQRKDTTALTIALAKRQYLGQATVDARLAHKQGVSWFGAQQDLDNGPTTRYHIWTIDLSLNKPIKLGNHSAQYRTSLSGQFTDDQLYTADGFSIGNRYTVRGFDGEQTLAAERGWYLQNEISVPLKQNGPQLYWGLDYGQISGPSAAGLSGKDLAGTVLGLRGLIGKSSQYDVFIGWSLKKPEGFTTANPTYGFQWVYQI
- the yjaB gene encoding universal stress protein gives rise to the protein MDGYKKILVPIDGSKNSFHALSHAVAIARSFDAEISILYISVLSQQYPFYDQIQGSKIPAKALTDPKKFAEQIIAEALKQVPEGIRVQTHNEIGEPRIAITEFAEQNGYDIIVIGSRGLGTISGLLLGSVSSYVVRNAKCAVLVAK
- a CDS encoding multidrug ABC transporter, producing the protein MKNFNLTEWSLQHKHFIYFFIVLFFIAGIFSYNNLGRMEDPDFTIKQMVVTTVWPGATARQMEEQVTDKIEKKLQDLPGLDYLKSYSSPGVTVIYVNLKDTVPQKDIRSRWLEARNMVNDMKSTLPAGVQDPMFNDRFDEVYGVVYALTGDGFTYEEMREKAEKIRRILLGVPSVKKVQLLGVQTEKIYIEMENSKLAQLGIDPGFIISTLQAQNSMSASGMLETASDNVYLRITGMFEHLEDIQSIPFQANGRTFRLGDIAKVSRSYAEPSDPKFFYNGQPALGISLAMEPGGNILTLGEDLEKTINQIKKELPAGLELHQTVNQPNVVKTSIDEFIKSLAEAIVIVLIVSFASLGMRSGIIVALCIPLVIAAVFTFMHLMGIELQRISLGALIIALGLLVDDAIITIETMVVKMEQGWDRFNAACFAYTSTAYPRLTGELVTCAGFIPVGFSQGSASEFTSTIFSVVAISLITSWIVAGTATPLLGYLFIKVKPPVAGNHEHNVHDTKFYRWFKEVLIWCLTHRKAVITATVAAFFAAIALLGLVKQEFFPASTRPELIVQLHLQEGAAIKNTEDIARQVAQKLEGNSRVSYYTYHVGEGAPRFVLSFEPTFNKSNFAEFIIVAKDAKARDELRTQVNQLLNEEFPSVQVHSKVILNGPSSDYPVMLRVKGYDIDKVREIAEEVQTIMSGHPSVRNANLNWQEKSKTMHLEIDQDKARKLGVTSQSLATSLQTQLSGAPIAEFRENDKTVSMVLRFASQDRNDPSRLKDLNIHIGNGKYVPLDQIAKIRFEAEDGLIYRRDLKPMIIVQAEIVPGALGDDVAEQVYNNLAEMRGNLPLGYSIEYDGSKADSIKAVKFITEPVPVMIITIMILLMIQLQNIPKMFLTLLTAPLGIIGVAIGLFLTNSPMGFVVQLGILALSGIIMRNTVILMDQIDQLLDAGESLWDAIINATIIRCRPILLTAAAAILGMIPLVSSTFWGPMAVAIAAGLSGATVLTLLVLPVMYAAWYKAQPDTEAQASTQVTSRSV
- a CDS encoding secretion protein HlyD, with the translated sequence MIQFDFFTKWPRQKLVYGLLAAGVGLCVIGGSIFWAKHTSVKPVTEESTIVRTAVIGSTGTAQGYTYSGEVRGRYESQLAFQVNGKITKRNVQLGSVVNTGDVLMQIDAKDIVQTVNSNSAQVYSAESQLQLAESNLKRYRELVESGAISRSQYDQYLNVYNVAVAGVRQAQAQYSQGANQLDYSLLRADKPGVVASISAEMGQIVSSGQPVVTVVQDGEREVEISVPENRIEELRKAKEVKVAFWALSNLIVQGTVREIAPMADQTTRTFKVRISLINPPPEIKLGMTAAVTLIGDNGQQAITIPLSAIYQKGDSPAVWVVLGDTITLRFVKTGKFGDGTIQILEGLQQGERIVTAGVHKLNEGQKVRVGGDSL
- a CDS encoding TetR family transcriptional regulator is translated as MARPPQDPQIRITEILNAAEPLFYLKGYYETAISDIAKKMGVAQGTIYYYFKSKEEILEALINRELSNFIAKAQRMIHSNEIPLCNKLQVVIQTLLQSLFHEDGLAFEFLYNDGTIHFLDKLARQGDRLLAPLLLEIIEEGNREHYYHAAHPQAAVNIILAILDSLINAIYERVPAEILHYQFKMAEKLIETALGAEPDTIELLINNELY
- a CDS encoding TetR family transcriptional regulator encodes the protein MKNCHSNETIDTKQKILQAAAQVIHTSGVLALTLEAVAKEAQISKGGLLYHFPSKDALLQGMNDYLLHGFIAEVENYASQDPSEKGKWTRAYAEATFSQPDSELAMNVAFLAAAATNTELLKAMAKHLQVLQTRIENDQLDPIVSTVIRLAVDGLYFNQLYGMNLRKDAHEKVLNYLISLTKENLQ
- a CDS encoding quaternary ammonium compound efflux SMR transporter QacH — protein: MSGYVLLGIAIAFEVFSTSMLKASAGFSKLLPSLAFIVGMGTSFYTISQAMNSIPLNIAYAIWSGLGTVLTALIAVFIWKEPVNLYTGVGIAFIITGVVLLNLKGPGH